Part of the Portunus trituberculatus isolate SZX2019 chromosome 24, ASM1759143v1, whole genome shotgun sequence genome is shown below.
GTGAGAATATCATgtgggaaaatgagaaggaaaattaatgcaGGGAGATCATGTAGAAGATGAAATAGTTGCTTAAAGGAAAAGCGGATGAAAATAAGTTATATATGATGGGTATTAAAGAATGgaaggcggtgtgtgtgtgtgtgtgtgtgtgtgtgtgtgtgttcgaaaaGGACTCATTTGATGTAGGGTTTTCTAATACACAATTCTCAGCGGATGTATGAGACCAATTGAACTGAAATGAATGATGTAGAGGAAACATGGAGAAAAAGAGGCTCGTGGTAGTAAAAGACAATGTTTTTATAAACGAGGAAACGTGGAGGAAAGATGACTTGGGGAAAACTACCGAGGTAACGTGAAAATAAGaactgaagaagaaagtgaagtaaagtgaatgaggagaaagaaatgtgagaaTGAGAAACTCGAAATGAAGCTCAAAaacgtagaaataaaaaaaaacctggatATGAGAAGAAACGgtcgaacttaaagaaaagatagaaacttgaaagtgaaaagaaagggaaacagacaaatacgaggaaaagaaagagaatgatataaacgaaaggaaaaaggaagagacgtcaaaatgagaaacaaagaaaaacagggaagaGTAATGATGAAACTGTACCGTACCGTAAGAGAAAGCATTGTTTAGCCTTAGATTAAAAGCATCCATTAAGTATTTTATGTTAAtgaactaataatgataataatgatgaaaatattaataataattgtgtgtgtgtgtgtgtgtgtgtaatgataataatgataataataataataataataataatgtgtgtgtgtgtgtgtgtgtgtgtaatgataataatgataataataatactaatactaatgataatactaatactactactaatactaataataataatgtgtgtgtgtgtgtgtgtgtgtgtgtgtgtgtgtgtgtgtgtgtgtgtaatgataataatgatgataataataatgtgtgtgtgtgtgtgtgtgtgtgtgtgtgtgtgtgtgtgtgtgtgtgtgtgtgtgtgtgtgtgtgtgtgtgtgtgtgtgtgtgtgcagtcgaGTTGCCACGCCCATGCACGTAGCGCTATCATCGATCCACCTTTGAGAGCTATCAGAGGTCAGGTCATGAATTCTCTGGCCAGCTGGTTGCAGGTAACTTTCTTTCACCTAACCTGACTTcctttaatctaatctaaccttacctaattttccctaaagctaacctaacctaaacagtTTTCCCGTCAACTTTCCTTGCCCAACATAACAGATTTTCTATGAgtaagttaacctaacctaactaacggACCCCCATAAACTTCTATACTGAACCTAATCCCATTACCATACCGTAGCCATTCAACACCCCACAGTTCCCCTAACAATTCTTGCGTCTCATTCTTACGTGTAATCCTGAGGGGTTACACGTAAGGACAATGTTCGTGTGTAAGAGATAGGCCAACATGCAACACCTCTAGGGCGATATTACCAAGCACATCGTAGGTGGTGTCTCTTGTGGGAGGGAAACTCAACATGGCTTTCCAATAATGTGAAGGTCTTGCTTGCTGTTAGTTGCCGTGAGTGAGGTGGTGTTGCAGGTAGTGCccggaatatgtgtgtgtgtgtgtgtgagagagagagagagagagagagagagagattaataatttAGTTAACTAACCATAAAGTTAGTTTCTATCTTCATACTAACGTTCTGAGCTACTAAAAAACCATAAGTTGGAAAATCTAATACCTTGAAACAAAATTGTTTGTTTCTCGTTTCaacatttaagagagagaaaaaaaagattttgATCTTCCGTATATCCCAAAGAATGACTAATCTTGCGTCTGATGTTTGAATAAAACGCGCTGTAAACTCGTTTTGCTATTGGAAACGAGTGTATTGCAGCTTCATGTTAATCTTTTGGCTACTATAGCTTAtcggtttaaaaaaaaatagtctgaTGGAAGTCTAAATCACATTCCTTTAaacaatgaaaggagggagtgagttgaatgaaaggaataaatttAGTAATCAAATTATTTATCAGTCtcaagacttaaaaaaaaatttaaaagttTTAATGAAGACAAGTAGAGATACAAAATCAAGTAAGTATGTTTTAAGAATGtttatgaaatagaaaaatgtggtaatataaaaacgtgaaaacgagaaggaaacaTGACTTGGGGAAACtaataaagaaaggtgaaaataaaaacagagggAGAAACGTAAagtgaatgaggagaaagagagaaatgtgagaaTGAGAAACTCGGACATTGAAAGAAGCTGAAAAAAacgcaaataaaaacaaaaaagaaatatggaaatgagAAGTAACGCACAAACTTgaagaaagtagagagaaaatgaaagtgaaaagagagagaaacacagatgaggaaaagaaagaggggagaacatttttcttatgttgttaTGTTTTTCCAGTATCTGTTTTAAATTGGCTCTTAATCATGTAGGGTTACTGAAATGAAGCAGTAAGTGAAATATATAAAGCTCTGAAGTTAGAATTTTAACCACACATCATCTCCACTCAGGAATAAGCATGTGAATCTGAATGCATGAAGACACGAGGCTGAGAACTAAGTGACGCACACACGCGAGAGATGACAGCTCCAGGGTGAGGCACTGCAGACACAGGGACACTCAGCAACCAGCAAGATGCACCTGTTCCTCAAGACGCTGTACATGctgacggtgatggtgacgacggcgatgatgatggtggtggtgctgctctcCACGCCCGACTTGCACGCCAGACTCACTACCAACGGCATGTACCAACGCACCGATCTCGCCTACAGCCAGATGGTCATCcaaaggtacagagagagagagagagagagagagagagagagagagagagagagaacaccaccaccaccaccacgaaattCCTCCCATGTGAACGCTTAACCAATAAttagcttcatttctctcctgCTCGATAGATAATTAGCGCGACCTTCCGTGAATGAGAACTTAttggtctttgtgtgtgtgtgtgtgtgtgtgtgtgtgtgtgtgtgtgtgtgtgtgtgtgtgtgcctgcgtgcTCTCGCTAAGGTGTTAGGTGAAgcccacataaaaaaaatacagagaaaggcgattaaataaataaacaaaaacagataaatatttCATAAACGAATGAAAGATTGTatcaacaaaaattaataagcttgtagatgacacacacacacacacacacacacacacacacacacacacacacacacacacacacacacacacacacacacaaactgcagttctaaaagaaaatacagaaatgtcAGAATAGTTGGTCAGTTTAACAGAGAGATCCCAAGGTAGCctagaaaaaaatcatgactGTATCAATATACTAATCTATCATTACTTTTGAGTTGGACGACTGAATAGGTGAAGGCAATAAGAAATGTAGACAGGAGTCACCTCTTGTCCTCCCTCAGCCTTGATAATCCTGGCGTGTACGTGGCTGAGGTGACGAGCGATGTGCAGGAAGAGGACGGGGACGAGGGAGGGGATGCAGAAGGACACAGGGAAGAAGGGGACCACCAGAGGAGCCCTGTGAAGCGAGAGGCAGCTTGGGATTACGCAGGAAACAATACAGGTTATAAATTTAGATTATGCGCTCCACTCCCTCTTTCATCTCACTGTCCCATTAACCTATTGTCATTCATTTAACTGTTGCTCTTATGTCACATGCTGCTGCCATTCTCTCTTATTCAGTCAGTTAACAAGTTAGTGAAtgaattaatcaatcaatcaatctcttttttcattttttgttgctgttttcctcctcctcctcctcctcctcctcctcctcctcctcctcctcctcctcctcctcctcctcctcctcctcctcctccgcttcctcatcctcctcttcctcctccttatcttccttcttcatagTCTGATACCGGCAGGACACCTCAAGATCCTGTTGGACTACGGTAGGCCGCAACATGAGCCGTGGCCAGGCAGGATGGGCTGCTCAGGCCTCCGTGTTGCCTTCGCCCGCCGCCGCACACTACCTAGGACTGCCCTTGCCTCCTTTCCCGGCTCAGGCAACACGTGGCTCAGgtaagtgttgtggtgtttactTGATATTGCAGGTAGAAATTGCGTCAATTTGTGATGctcctttttatgtaagaagcgTCAAgtcaaaagcaacaaaagaatgaaagaaaggaaagctcAAGAAGGTACCAATCTCAAAAGAAAGGTCAAAAGGATCTACGTAGTCTTCTAATCGAATTTGTTATGTCGTTCTACAACTTACAATTTATTCTCAAATCTAATAATTCCGTTCTTTTCAACAACTTTCCAATTTACTTGCATGAATTAGTTTTTTGGTGGAGGGGATGATGTTTATTTAAATGTACACCTTGTTACTCTCATGTAAAATCATTTACATATTAAGAAACCAAGTTTTCAGCAAATTCTCAAACATTCTTACATGAGTTTTGCATTTCTGCAAGCATCTGTCAAAAGTAActtattattacaattttcaAGCTATGACCGTTCTCATtcaatttcatatttttctccgtttatttattttcttttccacaaaCTGACAAAAGACACCGAAGCTCAGAGCGACCCCCAGGCATTAATATTTCGTGCTCTGCTTCAGTTGAATAACCTGCCCTTCATTTCAATAGATTCCCTAAGCCTCTTAAAACGTATGGAATTCAAcatgatcattattatcattgttactattatcatttcaaAGCTAAGGACCTATTTCCCATATCCTTCCCTCATCGTAATATCCACCGCTGTGCTATAAGTCCTCATGTTAGATTACGATTGAAATGTGGCATATCCCTCCTCCTAAGTCCAAATTGTAACAGACGGTCATTCAAGCAGCCTGGCGTGATAACCTTCCCTGAATCTCAATATACGCTCACTAATGTTATTATCTATACTTATTTCCTGAACCGAGGCgacattttcattgttatttcctttctcttctcttctcttcttttctcttcctttcgcttcacttctcttctctttcttctcttctcttcctttctcttctgttttcgcTTTGCctccccgccctctctctctctctctctctctctctctctctctctctctctctctctctctctctctctctctctctctctctctctctcttcttcttcttcttcttcttcttcttcttcttcttcttcttcttctttcgctttATGGACTTCATCTGTTGGCCTAAAGCTTTCCTCGACATTTCCCAGAcaatttcttcatccttttccataCTGTTCCTTTAATTCAGATATATTGTTCCGAACCATTTTTATctcccctttttatttttcgtcttttcatcTAGCTCGCGTATATTGAGATTCAGGGATACCTAAACTAaagccctcttcctcctcctccttccccttcttttccttctcctcctccttgtcgttgttgttatcgcGTCATTCTGTCTAAGTCCtcgttttcttatatcttgttTTTGTCCTTCCCTCGTTCTTGTCTtcgtcctctcccttcctctttatttttcccctgtACCAAACCTCCCTATGCCTTTCCTCAGATATCTGATCCAAGGTGCCACGGGACTCTTCACCGGCTCCGTGTATCTGGACCGAGAGCTTGCCACAAAGGGTGCGTGTCCACTCCTCCATAGACAGTCGCCTGGGGGAAGTGTTGTCAATATGTTCAGTAAATGTCGTGTATATTGGAATTACTATATGAAAGAATGATTTGCTTTACATTATGAGTTGTACAGAAAGCAAGTTAGAAATTAATGTATGAACGAATTAATTGTTTTATATTAGTTAGACAAAAGACTGAGATGAGATAAGCATGTGATAAGTGGGTGTAGTAGTCTggtattttactattattattattttcctgtctGAAGCGTTTCGTGGAATGTGACGTTAGTGTACTAGAAGGTTGCTGCACATGGTCTTCTGAACTTGATATCTTCGTTCCCTTACCCCATCTTACCTTGAATTGAATGAACGTGAAGTAAATACTAtctgaagagaaagaatatgataCTCAGGCTTACTTTGTGTGATTGATTTTTACATAGAACATTTCCTTTCTAGCATTTTGCcttattttcgttattttttaaaTTTCAGTTGTTCAcacttttacgttttctttccgtTGTATTTGTGGTTGTTTTCTTTGCAGGGTTTTACGGTGAGAACGAGACTCCAGAGTGTGGGTGTACAGTGGCGGTGAAGACCCACGGCTACTGCTTGGCAGGGGTGCCGgcgaccaggtgtgtgtgtgtgtgtgtgtgtgtgtgtgtgtgtgtgtcatgaacaACACGTAACCTATTGACCgtcctatcttcctctttcttctcattttgtgATCAGAAGTAATTGTCTCTCTGTACCGCTCTAAGCACGCTTCTCTACTTTCCTGGCACTCACCTGCACTGTTTGGGCACTCCCTTCTATCTTCCCCGGCACTCATTTACGTATCCTTCCTATCCTTCACGCAGGGAGGAGCGTGAGAAGGATATCGGGCGGTTCTTTGGGCGTGGTCTCTTGCTACTCCGAAATCCGTACGACACCCTCATCGCTTACCGTAACTACCTGACGGCGGGACACCTTGGCGTGGCGGGCCCGGATGCCTTCAGGGGCACAGGTAAGGTATGGATGGGTCTCTCAGGTCACTTGAGAACACGgatagtatttttttctagGAATATTTATTTTAAACCTACATTTATTCGATTTCTATATTGGtcatgtttgattttttttttttttttttttttttgtgtgtgtgtggatgggcgCACAGGATTTAGTTAAAGGTGCGTGATTGGCTGTTCTGGGCTAGACAAATATGTAATGGACGAGTCATGAATGTTGGCACCGTCTTTTGAGTTCATCACACCTCCATTAGGCACTGTGTTATGGAGGGGAGACCTGGTGATAGACCGAGGTGAGTCAACCGCTGTTTGTTTGCGTGATTTCTTTTGACTTAACACGTGAAGGTTGAATAAGGTCACGTGCAAAGTTCGTGCCTCCCTTGCTGCAGGCTGAATAATCAATGGAGAAGTCCCAGCAGTCTGTCTGCTACCGTCATATGCAACCAATCGTACGTATGAGTCTACAGTGTCTAAGGCCAGCCAGTGTATTACTTCCGTGGTCAGGATAATCTTGGTAATGCGTATATCATTGGTACGGTTCCTGGTTTATAGACGCAGTAGTTTCGCCGACGTCTCCTCTTCTACCAAAACTTAAAGTAATTAATGATTcggcttttttcttttaatcagtTACATAAGAGTTCTCATAAAGTGATCACGAACTCAATTCTACTACAAACATATTAAACACTTGTCACAGTGTGCGTGTTGTACCATGACTTAACATACCCATTAACACATCACATGAACTGTTACTGTATGCTATCGCAGTGAATGTCCCTGCAGATTGGGAGCAGTTCGTGCGAGGCCAGGCTGAGATGTGGAAGACCTATGCACTGGACTGGCTGACGCAAGGCAGGTGAGTGCGAGGCCTTAGCATCTGCCTGGCCTAAGGGACAGATGACggtgttcctttcctcttaatttGTAGGCGAGCACTTCTGTAGTGTGAGTGTTCATTTTTCAGGTTTTCTTTGGTTTAATGATTTTTACAGTTAATTTTtctgctcttattttttttctttttgcagtgttccatttatttttctatacataGGTAAGGATTTCTCTGTTGTAGATGTTTACTTTTTATATGCTTTTGCTTCTATAATATCTAATTCTTTTTTGTTAAGTACAGAGGGTTTATTATGTTGTCAGTATTAATTTTCAAGATTATCATagttttaataattttgaagttttatatatatactctttatgattcattcatccattcatccaatCAGTCAGTAAGtgagtcattcagtcagttgaGAGGCTCTTTCTATGTTGCAGGAATGTACTGGTGGTGCACTACGAGAAGCTTCTACAGGATTCCAAACGGGAGCTTCTTCGTATCCTTCACTTCTTGCGTGTGAGGCCCAATCAGAGACGGGTGAAATGTACACTTCAGTACCTCGACGGATCCTTCAGGAGGCCCACGCCCGACAACGTGTCTTACAGGCTGCAGTAAGGATGCACTTGTTTTGTTGATCTATCTTACTTcctttactgttgttgtttatcttgtCGTATCtcgttgttgctgctacttctattgtttatcttcttgttattgttaatgttgatattttcactctctccctcactaaCCCTCTTGCAAGCAACAACCATTGACTCACGCAAGCTTATTGAATTGTTCCCTAGTTAATTTCGCTCTGCTGCTTCTCGACCAGGTAGttttgagaggaagggaaagatttgGGAAAATTTGTGAGGTTTGGGACATAGGACCTTGTCTCGATAGGATCAGTAAGCATGTCAGTGTGTGAGATGACAAATAAGACCTGGCCGAAACAAAGCAAAGGAGAAATAGTGAATATAATTATCAGTTTTAGGGATTACTAGAATAAATAGTTTGATTTTAATTTATGCTTTTGTGTTAATTAGGATCCTGCTCAATGTGTAACgatgtttttaagtgtgtgtttattaagAGCTCTCCATATTATTTGGCAGTGATGCAAATGTTATTGGTAATAGGAACGACGCTTATTACTCTCATATGAACTCTCATTGCCTCATACTAATCCCATCCCgatattccttcactttctagAGACCCTTTCAGCGCGGCGCTTCACGACGTGGTGGAAGCTGCAATGAAGGAAATAGACGCCACTTTATTAAAACAAGGACGACCATTACTACCTGAGAGCTTATAcagctatcaccaccatcaccatcatcatcatcaccatagccaccaccatcaccacaacaacacctcACAAGTTCACGACCATGCCAAGCAGCTCACGAACCACAGGAACATGCATGACAGGAGTGCCGTCAGTCGTCAAAGGGGCCGGTATGGCGAGAATACCGTTGCCAGTGTTGCTGTATCGAAGGGCGGTGAGGATGACGGAGGCCCTCACTCGAATGTATTACAGTTGAGTCCGTGGATAAAAGGACGATGAGCATGTGACGAGGCATTAGCGGTACTCCACTGCATGTTATTCATGTAGGGTAAAGTATAATGtatatttggagagagagagagagagagagagagagagagagagagagagagcatatataGGTATACGAAGGATAAAAAGTAAGACAACTCCTTGAGCGCGTCCTTATTGAAGGTTTGTTTCTTGAACAGTACTGGCTATGAACCATGTACAGCCTCGCTACGTTCCCTTCACGTCCTTGGCACCCTCAATCTACGCCCACACAGGATCCACACATTCCGGCCAAAAACAGAGATCGCATTCTCAAAACATTTTGCGTCTCATCTCAACTACTTAGAGCAGGCTATAGTAGAGGTTGCTGAAGTTTTCGTCTTTGTTAAATGCAATTGTTAAGATGTTATAAAGCTTGAGAATTTGAGACTCCAATAACTTACCTAAACCAAATCTAAACTAACCGTGTTACTGTCTGTTCactttctttacacacacacacacacacacacacacacacacacacacacacacacacacacacacacacacacacacacagcaaaagtcatgtgatggagatggggaagagtggaagacggccaagagggtcatataagatgggtgaagaagtagtgttgaaaaaggtggaaaaggaaaaggatttgggagtcataatacaagaccatgggcagtttgaggctcatattgataagatgtttggagaaacgtataatttgataaaaaatattggattagtcttccattatatggataaagatatgatgaagaaattaattagtacggtaattagaccaagattggaatatgctggagtggtttggtccccttataaaaagaagcatataaggaagttggagagattgcagagaatggcaacaaaaatggttccggaattggcagaaatgacctatgaggagagattaaaagaaatgaatttgcttaccttggaacaaagaagagaaagaggagatttaatacaggtttataaactgttgaacggactggatgaagtggataatgagcaaatgatgttgagagaggaaaacttaaatagaactacgagatcgcatagtaaaaacatagccaagggaatatgcttgaaggatgtgaagaaatatagtttcccacaaagatgtgtggaggtgtggaatggtttgagtgaggaggtggtgtcagcgaggagtgtgcttAGTTGGTTAatggaaagttggatgtgtgtagatatggagacggggccacacgagtatgataccaaggccctgtaaaattacaactaggtgaatacacacatcGAAAATGTCTCTAAAAGCAGGTGGATTTAGAAAATGCACAGTCACATCCTTGGTATTGTCAGAAACATTCTATTCACAGGCAGGCACCGATATCAAGAagaaaactcactctctctctctctctctctctctctctctctctctctctctctctctctctcgctgtgttTAAGTTATATCAAGGAATTTATCAAAAGGGGACCTACATAGGGACTggcaacttttttattttatgttgcccttggtgaggttttcccttttacataaaaaagtgtGTTTCTGTACTTTAAAGGATGCATCTTCTTTTTAAAATATCATTGCATTTTATGTCTTCAGCAAAATAAATTTGT
Proteins encoded:
- the LOC123508025 gene encoding uncharacterized protein LOC123508025 isoform X1 yields the protein MHLFLKTLYMLTVMVTTAMMMVVVLLSTPDLHARLTTNGMYQRTDLAYSQMVIQSLDNPGVYVAEVTSDVQEEDGDEGGDAEGHREEGDHQRSPVKREAAWDYAGNNTGHLKILLDYGRPQHEPWPGRMGCSGLRVAFARRRTLPRTALASFPGSGNTWLRYLIQGATGLFTGSVYLDRELATKGFYGENETPECGCTVAVKTHGYCLAGVPATREEREKDIGRFFGRGLLLLRNPYDTLIAYRNYLTAGHLGVAGPDAFRGTVNVPADWEQFVRGQAEMWKTYALDWLTQGRNVLVVHYEKLLQDSKRELLRILHFLRVRPNQRRVKCTLQYLDGSFRRPTPDNVSYRLQDPFSAALHDVVEAAMKEIDATLLKQGRPLLPESLYSYHHHHHHHHHHSHHHHHNNTSQVHDHAKQLTNHRNMHDRSAVSRQRGRYGENTVASVAVSKGGEDDGGPHSNVLQLSPWIKGR
- the LOC123508025 gene encoding WSC domain-containing protein 2-like isoform X3 is translated as MLYRCSPTPKLGRLDNPGVYVAEVTSDVQEEDGDEGGDAEGHREEGDHQRSPVKREAAWDYAGNNTGHLKILLDYGRPQHEPWPGRMGCSGLRVAFARRRTLPRTALASFPGSGNTWLRYLIQGATGLFTGSVYLDRELATKGFYGENETPECGCTVAVKTHGYCLAGVPATREEREKDIGRFFGRGLLLLRNPYDTLIAYRNYLTAGHLGVAGPDAFRGTVNVPADWEQFVRGQAEMWKTYALDWLTQGRNVLVVHYEKLLQDSKRELLRILHFLRVRPNQRRVKCTLQYLDGSFRRPTPDNVSYRLQDPFSAALHDVVEAAMKEIDATLLKQGRPLLPESLYSYHHHHHHHHHHSHHHHHNNTSQVHDHAKQLTNHRNMHDRSAVSRQRGRYGENTVASVAVSKGGEDDGGPHSNVLQLSPWIKGR
- the LOC123508025 gene encoding uncharacterized protein LOC123508025 isoform X2, whose product is MHLFLKTLYMLTVMVTTAMMMVVVLLSTPDLHARLTTNGMYQRTDLAYSQMVIQSLDNPGVYVAEVTSDVQEEDGDEGGDAEGHREEGDHQRSPVKREAAWDYAGNNTGHLKILLDYGRPQHEPWPGRMGCSGLRVAFARRRTLPRTALASFPGSGNTWLRYLIQGATGLFTGSVYLDRELATKGFYGENETPECGCTVAVKTHGYCLAGVPATREEREKDIGRFFGRGLLLLRNPYDTLIAYRNYLTAGHLGVAGPDAFRGTDWEQFVRGQAEMWKTYALDWLTQGRNVLVVHYEKLLQDSKRELLRILHFLRVRPNQRRVKCTLQYLDGSFRRPTPDNVSYRLQDPFSAALHDVVEAAMKEIDATLLKQGRPLLPESLYSYHHHHHHHHHHSHHHHHNNTSQVHDHAKQLTNHRNMHDRSAVSRQRGRYGENTVASVAVSKGGEDDGGPHSNVLQLSPWIKGR